Part of the Haloprofundus halobius genome is shown below.
GGAACATCCCGTCACCGAAGCGTATCGAACGCTCCAGTCGGAGTTCAGCCACGTAGACTGGACAGAACTGCTCTCGCCAGCCACCCTCCGCGTGTGTTGGTACCTCGATAGGCCACGACACATCGCTGATATCGCAGACCGGCTCGGAATCACCCGACAAGGTGCCCATAGCACGTTATCACCGCTCAAGCACCGAGCGTTACTCTCCAGATCCGATCCAAAGTACGCCCTCCGGGACGAGGTCTCGCCGCTGTTGGCGTTCGCTCGGGCCGCCATAGAGCACGAACATCGAGCACGAGTCCGGGAAATCGCCCCCAGCGCCACGATCGCGTGGTGCGATCCGAAGCGATCCCTCGTCCGCGTACAGACCGCTGAGGATACGGACGCGCTCCAAGCAGCTCCAGGCTGGGAGATGACCGGACTGGGCCGGTTTGCAGCGTATGGTCTACAGTTTTTCCTCGCCGGCGAGCCTCCGTTCTGGTATGCTCCAGACGAGGAGCTAACGCCTGCTGAAGCCGTGTGCCATACGCTCCTTCTCGATAGCGGATCCCGGCGAGTCAGCTATTCGATGCTGCTGATCGAGGCGGAGGATATCGATCAGGAGACACTCGTCGAGACCGCACAGTGGTACGACCTGGAACCTACTGTGAAAGTGTTGTATCGGCCACTTCAAGGTGACTTCGACAGGACAGATGATCTGCCCGTCATCCTCCCGAAGAAGGACGAATATATGGCACTCAAGGAGCAGTACGGAGTCTCGTAACAACAACAACACCGCAGCCCGGCGGAAAATTGCGACGGATTAGATGATGCCGCCGATTAAGAGAACGCCGAGGACGATTAACAGGGTCGCAACCACACTCCCGCCAGCCAGCAGCTTGTTCTCCATTGCCTTCTCGTGGAGTGGCATCTCGGCGTACTCCTCTCGGAACGACTCGAGATTCTTCTCGTCGTAAAAGTACTTCGCCTTCAGTGCGAACCGTTCCGTCACCGCACACCCCGTACAAACCGGCTCACCTTCCAGCCGCTCCGTTTTCGTGTGGCTAGTGCAAGCGATTGCCCCGCAGTTCGGACAGTAGGTGTACGTCTCATCGACGCCGCTCGCGTCACAGTGGACACACCGATGGATCCTGT
Proteins encoded:
- a CDS encoding helix-turn-helix domain-containing protein, which codes for MITKAGLAVLDALSTGREATPKELAAETEYSREHLYDVLDELLAAGLLAENRGPSNQRRARIAEHPVTEAYRTLQSEFSHVDWTELLSPATLRVCWYLDRPRHIADIADRLGITRQGAHSTLSPLKHRALLSRSDPKYALRDEVSPLLAFARAAIEHEHRARVREIAPSATIAWCDPKRSLVRVQTAEDTDALQAAPGWEMTGLGRFAAYGLQFFLAGEPPFWYAPDEELTPAEAVCHTLLLDSGSRRVSYSMLLIEAEDIDQETLVETAQWYDLEPTVKVLYRPLQGDFDRTDDLPVILPKKDEYMALKEQYGVS